The following proteins are co-located in the Siansivirga zeaxanthinifaciens CC-SAMT-1 genome:
- a CDS encoding type II toxin-antitoxin system RelE/ParE family toxin: MCKNQYRISKQAINDLNDIWVYTFHKWSKEQADRYYDLIIGEIEFIADNYLIGKSVEQTRKNYRVTKIKSHLIFYRKVENEIVEVVRILNQRMDIKKRLK, encoded by the coding sequence ATGTGTAAAAACCAATATCGAATAAGTAAACAAGCCATTAATGATTTAAATGATATTTGGGTTTATACTTTTCATAAATGGTCTAAAGAACAAGCAGACAGATATTACGACTTGATAATCGGAGAGATTGAGTTTATCGCGGACAACTATCTGATTGGTAAATCGGTTGAACAAACTCGAAAAAACTATCGAGTAACGAAGATTAAATCGCACCTAATTTTTTATAGAAAAGTCGAAAATGAAATTGTCGAAGTTGTTAGAATTTTAAATCAGAGGATGGATATTAAAAAACGACTGAAATAA
- a CDS encoding type II toxin-antitoxin system ParD family antitoxin, with amino-acid sequence MGKNTSISLGNHFEDFIRKEINSGRYSSASEVIRSALRLLEREEKKERELIKALEVGENSGFVENFDPKQNLTELHRQHLCVKTNIE; translated from the coding sequence ATGGGAAAAAACACATCAATATCGCTCGGAAATCATTTTGAGGATTTTATTAGGAAGGAAATCAATTCGGGGAGATATAGTTCGGCTAGCGAAGTTATTCGTTCTGCATTGCGTTTATTAGAACGTGAAGAAAAAAAAGAAAGAGAACTAATTAAAGCTCTCGAAGTTGGAGAAAATAGCGGATTTGTTGAAAATTTTGACCCGAAGCAAAATCTAACTGAATTGCATCGTCAACACTTATGTGTAAAAACCAATATCGAATAA
- a CDS encoding toxin-antitoxin system YwqK family antitoxin, whose product MIFKFRSMTLLICFLLSFFVSAQQPEYYENGQIKAEGKYKKNNKTGNWTYYLEDGTVSLKESYDRKYPNIKMATYFYPNGKIKAHGKLINNNKYEDWAWYREDGTLEVTGNYSNNNLLGPLTYFDAKGNIFKKGSIVDGVMHGEWEYYNTDGTLRKKGIYKRGVAFGEWDEFDATGAIINTTIYPDEYDDITFYDSQKTKYYFPNEYKKQAFKKTYSNGNTEVEGQVANGYKTDTWKWYYENGNLKEEGSFGDYNSQTGIWKTYYPNGVLRSEERKNKNLSYNLVIYHPNGKPKYKKTESGKYTTYYKTGEVYYVEKKVLGVTTARDYYSKSGKYLKSDPYYKLGNH is encoded by the coding sequence ATGATTTTTAAATTTCGCTCTATGACTTTGTTGATTTGCTTTTTACTAAGTTTTTTTGTTAGTGCACAACAACCCGAATATTATGAAAACGGACAAATAAAAGCCGAGGGGAAATACAAAAAAAATAACAAAACAGGCAATTGGACTTACTATCTGGAAGATGGTACGGTATCGTTAAAGGAAAGTTACGACCGTAAATATCCGAATATTAAAATGGCTACTTATTTTTACCCTAACGGAAAAATAAAAGCTCATGGTAAACTTATTAACAACAATAAATACGAAGACTGGGCTTGGTATCGTGAGGATGGCACTTTAGAGGTAACAGGAAATTATAGTAACAATAATCTGTTAGGGCCCCTAACCTATTTTGATGCCAAAGGTAATATTTTTAAAAAAGGCAGTATTGTTGATGGTGTGATGCATGGCGAATGGGAATATTACAATACAGACGGAACATTAAGAAAAAAAGGAATTTATAAAAGAGGGGTTGCTTTTGGCGAATGGGATGAGTTCGACGCAACGGGTGCCATTATAAATACAACCATTTACCCCGATGAGTATGATGATATTACGTTTTACGATTCTCAAAAAACTAAGTATTACTTCCCAAACGAATATAAAAAGCAAGCTTTTAAAAAAACCTACAGTAATGGAAATACCGAAGTTGAAGGACAGGTAGCCAATGGCTACAAAACAGATACCTGGAAATGGTATTACGAGAATGGCAATTTAAAGGAAGAAGGGAGTTTTGGCGATTACAATAGCCAAACAGGTATCTGGAAAACCTATTACCCAAATGGTGTTTTACGCTCTGAAGAACGCAAGAACAAAAACCTTTCGTACAATTTAGTAATTTATCACCCAAACGGAAAACCCAAATACAAAAAAACAGAATCTGGCAAATACACTACTTACTATAAAACAGGCGAAGTGTATTATGTAGAAAAAAAAGTGTTAGGCGTTACAACTGCTAGAGATTATTACAGTAAAAGTGGTAAGTACCTAAAATCTGATCCTTATTATAAATTAGGTAATCATTAA
- a CDS encoding helicase associated domain-containing protein, translating to MTIDEIYKNEEISVRSYHVCKSNNLNSLKDLKEYYFKNKSFDKLRNCGRKSDEELIEICNKYHGEHFDNDETEIKKEKSLKSIILELTRVQREIINSFILVNTNSLSVRSKNAITFHLRGNLKIKNFAEKILLSDSFNARNIRNVGAKCVPEIEIYISIIKDFLIEVSESDNEKHLISLKNNFLIKRTFSISIIPNKILESESIFLLTDFLLNQNALFDETQTFIVKRAFKLYQNQKELSLDDIAERINLTSERVRQIRKLCIDNLFKKLLFIKNFKDDLFQKYNIDINSNQIEINQELVDNINFTNYTYLSREFVSYILFVYLSEKFSLIGEIEDVLQPRYFNARNRHNWKHFYLIEKDITKELDFIALANDIDKRISERVIESYSFNFKSYLSRFLTNNNYDFLDTAFPIGEKIINEEFELYLDLDENLIFKRNTKKQAHEYAYEALEYLGKPSKVKEIFKKVIELYPNYDTEEAKIRVSMKRKNGFVPIGRKSVFGLKKWESELDNFKGGTIRDIVEEYLKQFSVPKHILDITEHVLKYRPKSNQNSILQNLKLDESGLYVFFKNSHIGLTTKKYDFDYQKIPELKDADKKTWEERFEMFKNFVTFEKRLPFSNGVPENEIKLYRWLNVQKTKQNKGKLANNKVEKLNSLLDRYPNINGRRRLNSNEKYQELISFVLNNHRLPSANKNGEENLYQFFYKQRKLFDKNELDSKEETKFIEVAKLLQNIKYENKKN from the coding sequence ATGACAATTGACGAAATTTATAAAAATGAAGAAATAAGTGTTAGGTCATACCACGTTTGTAAATCCAACAACTTAAATTCATTAAAAGATTTAAAAGAATATTACTTCAAAAATAAATCTTTCGATAAACTTCGTAATTGTGGCAGAAAATCTGATGAAGAATTAATTGAAATCTGCAACAAATATCATGGAGAACATTTCGATAACGATGAAACTGAAATCAAAAAAGAAAAGTCTCTAAAATCAATAATTTTAGAATTAACAAGAGTTCAAAGAGAAATAATAAATAGCTTTATTCTAGTCAATACAAATAGCCTTTCTGTTAGAAGCAAAAATGCTATAACATTTCATTTAAGGGGAAATTTGAAGATTAAAAACTTTGCTGAAAAAATTTTACTTTCCGACAGTTTTAATGCCAGAAATATAAGAAATGTTGGAGCCAAATGTGTTCCTGAAATAGAAATCTATATTTCAATTATAAAAGATTTTTTAATTGAAGTAAGTGAATCAGATAATGAAAAACACTTAATTTCATTAAAGAATAATTTCTTAATTAAACGAACTTTTTCTATTTCAATAATCCCTAATAAAATACTTGAATCAGAATCAATTTTCTTATTGACAGATTTTTTGTTAAATCAAAATGCATTATTTGATGAAACTCAAACATTCATTGTAAAAAGGGCTTTCAAATTATATCAAAATCAGAAAGAATTAAGTCTAGATGATATTGCAGAAAGAATAAACTTAACTAGTGAAAGAGTTAGACAAATAAGAAAATTATGTATTGATAACCTTTTTAAAAAGCTCTTATTTATTAAAAATTTCAAAGATGATTTATTTCAAAAATATAACATTGATATTAATTCTAATCAAATTGAAATAAATCAGGAATTAGTAGATAATATAAATTTTACTAATTACACATATTTGTCGCGCGAGTTTGTTTCATACATTTTATTTGTTTATTTATCGGAGAAATTTTCTCTGATTGGAGAAATAGAAGATGTTTTACAACCTAGATACTTTAACGCTCGAAATAGACATAATTGGAAGCATTTCTATTTAATAGAAAAAGATATTACAAAAGAACTAGATTTTATTGCTTTAGCTAATGATATTGACAAAAGAATTAGTGAAAGAGTAATAGAATCTTATTCATTTAATTTTAAAAGCTACTTATCAAGATTTTTAACAAATAATAATTATGATTTTTTAGATACAGCATTTCCAATAGGAGAAAAAATAATTAACGAAGAATTTGAATTATATTTAGATTTGGATGAAAATTTAATATTTAAAAGAAATACAAAAAAGCAAGCTCACGAATATGCTTATGAAGCACTTGAATATTTAGGAAAACCCTCAAAAGTTAAAGAGATTTTTAAAAAGGTAATAGAATTGTATCCCAACTATGATACCGAAGAAGCAAAAATCAGAGTTTCAATGAAACGGAAAAATGGTTTTGTGCCAATTGGTAGAAAAAGTGTATTTGGTTTGAAAAAATGGGAAAGTGAATTGGACAATTTCAAAGGAGGTACAATACGAGATATTGTTGAAGAATATTTAAAGCAATTTTCTGTGCCGAAACATATTTTAGACATAACAGAACACGTTTTAAAATATCGCCCTAAATCAAATCAAAATAGTATTCTACAAAATTTAAAGCTTGATGAATCTGGATTGTACGTCTTTTTTAAAAATTCTCATATAGGCTTAACAACAAAAAAATATGATTTTGATTATCAGAAAATACCAGAGTTAAAGGATGCTGATAAGAAAACTTGGGAAGAAAGGTTTGAAATGTTTAAAAACTTTGTAACGTTCGAAAAAAGACTTCCATTTTCAAATGGAGTACCCGAAAATGAAATAAAACTATATCGTTGGCTTAATGTTCAAAAAACCAAGCAAAATAAAGGGAAACTTGCGAACAATAAAGTTGAAAAACTAAATAGTTTATTAGATAGATATCCAAACATTAATGGTAGACGAAGATTGAATTCAAACGAGAAATATCAAGAATTAATCTCATTTGTTTTAAATAATCATAGACTACCATCAGCAAATAAAAATGGTGAGGAAAATTTATATCAATTCTTTTACAAACAGAGAAAGCTATTTGATAAAAATGAACTTGACAGTAAAGAAGAAACTAAATTTATTGAAGTTGCTAAACTACTTCAAAATATAAAATATGAAAATAAAAAAAACTAA
- a CDS encoding DNA modification system-associated small protein — MKIKKTKLLQNQRLKDICKDKEVNFETIETLLDSVKTKKLLKRNNYHQQKINDVIENAIK; from the coding sequence ATGAAAATAAAAAAAACTAAACTATTGCAAAACCAAAGACTAAAAGATATTTGCAAAGATAAAGAAGTCAATTTTGAAACCATTGAAACTTTATTGGATTCAGTAAAAACAAAAAAATTGCTGAAAAGAAATAATTATCATCAGCAAAAAATTAATGATGTCATTGAAAATGCAATAAAATGA
- a CDS encoding AAA family ATPase, whose amino-acid sequence MKFSNIKINNFRQYYNAVNIDLSTDTDQNIVVIGGRNGYGKTNFLLSIVWCLYGEKISQIDDNFKKEIQKEKNYSSFMQQSINWTAKRENKDTFSVSIVVSEIELPELNKLNSNSDSVIITRTFNVTSISETLSISDTNSNMEIFDDDADKINFINDYIIPIDAAKFVFFDAEKISEIANLSIKEEGSFINDALGKILGLDTYDTLIEDIEFYINTLKKEGATKNLQEQIVDKEKAIELSEIDIEKLEEENAEKLKEIDDLKKTIRQYDNLISQHSKQGNSTFDRESILSEIEKLKAKEFELSEKFNELSEIIPLAILTGKLEEVSEHLEIQEKNSISQNNLKENSEKIENFIELLFNKPPEPENSTMSFKDKLFYYDKAKNLGSELFASNGNYQELEFEHDLTNAEKNLITDALNLVNSQSKDLFETTIEEFNEVQIKLSEFNKTLSKVDADLEDELILEYSSKKETAD is encoded by the coding sequence ATGAAATTCTCGAATATAAAAATTAACAATTTCAGACAATATTACAATGCTGTAAATATTGATTTATCAACTGATACTGACCAAAACATTGTAGTTATTGGTGGTAGAAATGGTTATGGTAAAACAAACTTCTTATTATCCATTGTTTGGTGTCTTTATGGCGAGAAAATTTCTCAAATTGATGATAACTTTAAAAAGGAGATTCAGAAAGAAAAAAACTATTCGTCTTTTATGCAACAGTCTATAAATTGGACTGCAAAAAGAGAAAATAAAGATACATTTTCAGTTAGTATAGTAGTTTCAGAAATAGAATTACCAGAATTGAATAAACTAAATTCAAACTCTGATAGTGTTATCATAACCAGAACATTTAATGTTACTAGTATAAGCGAAACACTTTCTATTTCAGATACTAATTCAAATATGGAAATATTTGATGATGATGCAGATAAAATTAATTTCATCAATGATTATATAATTCCAATAGATGCTGCAAAATTTGTGTTTTTTGATGCAGAAAAAATCTCTGAAATAGCAAATTTATCTATTAAGGAAGAAGGGAGTTTTATAAATGATGCATTAGGCAAAATATTAGGTCTTGATACATACGACACTCTAATTGAAGATATAGAGTTTTATATTAATACCTTGAAAAAAGAAGGAGCGACAAAAAACTTACAAGAACAAATAGTTGATAAAGAAAAAGCAATTGAACTTTCTGAAATAGATATTGAAAAGCTCGAAGAAGAAAATGCTGAAAAACTTAAGGAGATTGATGATTTAAAGAAAACCATAAGACAATATGATAATCTTATATCGCAACACAGTAAACAAGGTAATTCAACATTTGACAGAGAATCAATTTTATCTGAAATAGAAAAGCTTAAAGCAAAGGAATTTGAACTATCCGAAAAATTCAATGAATTAAGCGAAATAATTCCGTTAGCTATTTTGACAGGAAAACTTGAAGAAGTAAGCGAACATCTTGAAATTCAAGAGAAAAATTCAATATCTCAAAACAATTTAAAAGAAAATTCTGAAAAAATTGAAAATTTTATAGAGCTACTTTTTAATAAACCACCTGAACCTGAAAATTCTACTATGTCATTCAAGGACAAACTTTTTTATTACGATAAGGCCAAAAATTTAGGTTCAGAATTGTTTGCCTCTAATGGGAATTATCAAGAATTAGAATTTGAACACGATTTAACTAATGCAGAAAAAAATCTAATTACAGATGCATTAAATCTTGTTAATTCTCAATCAAAAGATCTATTTGAAACTACTATAGAAGAATTCAATGAAGTACAAATTAAACTATCCGAATTCAATAAGACATTAAGTAAAGTTGATGCTGATTTGGAGGATGAATTGATTTTAGAATATTCATCAAAAAAGGAAACAGCTGATTAA
- a CDS encoding DndE family protein, translating to MIRFKIDSESTELLDRITSIYNFKRDTITGRIALSLSIEKGRLFHENENNLPQNGREYTPTSNIFGRLVNDIDNFTLYKTIFDQHYNKELTESEFIKLYKLHLKDGLEIWNNKLNNSDITKGEHISLLLKPIKKGLTLRSKTVKTSSSSKKFNVKEFKDLLTFELGKSEEGENIEIRINDLREFDNRNIAIA from the coding sequence ATGATTAGATTTAAAATAGATTCAGAAAGTACAGAATTATTAGATAGAATTACAAGTATCTATAATTTTAAAAGAGACACAATTACAGGTAGAATTGCTTTGTCATTAAGTATTGAAAAAGGTCGTCTTTTTCACGAAAATGAAAACAATCTACCTCAAAATGGTAGAGAATATACACCAACAAGTAACATATTTGGTCGTTTAGTAAATGACATTGACAATTTTACTCTTTATAAAACTATCTTCGATCAACATTATAATAAAGAGTTAACAGAAAGTGAATTTATTAAACTTTATAAACTTCATTTAAAAGATGGTCTTGAAATTTGGAATAACAAATTAAATAATAGCGACATTACCAAAGGAGAACATATTTCACTTTTATTGAAACCCATCAAAAAAGGATTAACATTAAGATCAAAAACTGTAAAAACTAGTTCTAGTTCAAAGAAATTTAATGTAAAAGAATTTAAAGATCTTTTAACATTCGAATTAGGAAAATCAGAAGAAGGTGAAAATATTGAAATTAGAATTAATGATTTAAGAGAGTTTGATAATAGGAATATTGCAATTGCGTGA
- a CDS encoding ion transporter, which yields MKKKIRRIVEDNTSKRGKIFDYFIQTLIILSLISFSIETLPNNSIRTIKLLNVFETICVIIFSLEYLLRIYVSKKPLKYIFSFYGFIDLIAVLPFYLQGALDLRAIRVFRIFRIFRSLKLIRYNKALHRFHIAAGIVKEEVALFLIVTCIFIFFASAGIYYFENEAQPEVFSSIFHSAWWAIVTLTTVGYGDVYPITVGGKIFTFFILLIGVGIVTIPAGLVATALSKAREIEDKQKE from the coding sequence ATGAAAAAGAAAATAAGACGTATTGTTGAAGATAATACTTCTAAAAGAGGTAAAATATTTGATTATTTTATTCAAACATTAATTATCCTTTCTCTAATTTCTTTTTCTATTGAAACATTACCAAATAACTCAATTAGAACAATTAAATTGTTGAATGTATTTGAAACCATATGTGTAATTATTTTTTCACTTGAATACTTACTAAGAATTTATGTTTCAAAAAAACCATTGAAATATATATTTAGTTTCTATGGTTTTATAGATTTAATTGCTGTGCTTCCATTTTATCTTCAAGGCGCCTTAGATTTAAGGGCTATTCGTGTATTTAGAATATTCAGAATATTTAGAAGTTTAAAACTTATTAGATACAATAAAGCACTACATAGATTTCATATTGCTGCCGGTATTGTAAAAGAGGAAGTTGCCTTATTTCTTATAGTCACTTGTATATTTATTTTTTTTGCTTCAGCTGGTATATATTATTTTGAAAATGAAGCACAACCAGAAGTTTTTAGTTCCATATTTCATAGTGCTTGGTGGGCTATTGTGACTTTAACAACTGTAGGATACGGAGATGTCTACCCAATTACTGTGGGTGGAAAAATATTCACTTTTTTTATTTTGTTAATTGGTGTTGGTATCGTTACAATTCCTGCTGGTTTAGTTGCAACAGCACTGTCGAAAGCTAGAGAAATTGAGGATAAACAAAAAGAATAA
- a CDS encoding CDGSH iron-sulfur domain-containing protein, translating to MSKTKLTINSNGSVKVEGDFEIVDAQGNAYNLQGRTVLGICRCGLSSNKPFCDGSHRNHFEHEAKAFDLPPMKPRL from the coding sequence ATGAGTAAAACAAAATTAACCATTAACAGTAACGGCTCTGTAAAAGTAGAGGGCGATTTTGAAATAGTAGATGCACAAGGTAATGCATACAATTTACAAGGGCGAACCGTGTTAGGTATTTGTCGTTGTGGATTATCGTCCAACAAGCCTTTTTGCGATGGCTCGCACCGTAACCACTTCGAACACGAAGCAAAAGCTTTCGATTTACCACCAATGAAGCCTCGCTTATAA
- a CDS encoding virulence RhuM family protein, translating to MSEIIKYESVNNQVQVEVEFDGNTVWLNLKQLATPFNRYKSVISRHLSKIFDTKELDKQAVVAKNTTTASDGKIYQVEYYNLDAILSVGYRFNSKQGTQFRIWANNILKEYLVKGYTLNEKRLAQKEQEVSVLKNGIQILSRAIEEKASNNQWLAAFSKGLSLLDDYDHEALDAKGLTIREANYPGLEDYQILINQMLNEFDSDVFGKEKDESFKSSIAQIAKGYGEEDFYSTLEEKATMLLYLHCQESFICRW from the coding sequence ATGAGCGAAATAATTAAATATGAGTCTGTTAACAATCAAGTTCAAGTAGAAGTTGAATTTGATGGAAATACGGTTTGGTTAAACCTAAAACAATTGGCAACACCATTTAATAGATATAAATCTGTAATTTCAAGACATTTAAGTAAGATTTTTGATACTAAAGAACTGGATAAACAAGCAGTTGTTGCAAAAAATACAACAACTGCTTCTGATGGAAAAATTTATCAAGTAGAATACTATAATTTAGATGCTATTTTGTCTGTTGGATATCGCTTTAATTCAAAACAAGGCACACAATTTCGAATATGGGCAAATAATATTCTAAAAGAATACTTAGTAAAAGGTTATACTTTAAACGAAAAGCGTTTAGCGCAAAAGGAGCAAGAGGTAAGTGTTTTAAAAAATGGCATTCAAATATTAAGTAGAGCCATTGAAGAAAAAGCTTCTAATAATCAATGGTTAGCTGCTTTTTCGAAAGGCTTGAGTTTGTTAGACGATTACGATCATGAAGCATTAGATGCCAAAGGTTTAACCATAAGAGAAGCAAATTATCCAGGTTTAGAAGATTATCAAATATTAATCAATCAAATGCTAAACGAATTTGATTCGGATGTATTTGGAAAAGAAAAAGATGAGAGTTTTAAAAGTTCCATAGCTCAAATAGCAAAAGGATACGGAGAAGAAGATTTCTATTCCACATTAGAAGAAAAAGCCACTATGCTCTTATACCTACATTGTCAAGAATCATTCATTTGTAGATGGTAA
- a CDS encoding Fic family protein gives MVKNHSFVDGNKRIAAACFFKIFKTKQHAF, from the coding sequence ATTGTCAAGAATCATTCATTTGTAGATGGTAATAAACGAATTGCAGCTGCCTGTTTTTTTAAAATTTTTAAAACAAAACAACATGCTTTTTAA
- a CDS encoding type IA DNA topoisomerase, whose translation MKVCIAEKPSVAREIAAVLGANTKHDGYYEGNGYAVTYTFGHLCTLKEPNDYKPHWKSWDLNNLPMLPEKFETKVSANSGIQKQFKIVKSLFEKAEVVINCGDAGQEGELIQRWVLNQANYKGDVLRLWISSLTTEAIKEGFENLKPSAQYDNLFYAGFSRAIGDWLLGMNATRLYTLKHGANKQVLSIGRVQTPTLAMVVNRFKEIENFKPQPYWELQTLYRDTLFSYEDGRFLKKEDGELLANKVKESDFEIVSIEKKKGSEYAPKLFDLTGLQVYCNNKFGFSADETLKIAQSLYEQKVVTYPRVDTTFLPNDVYPKVEGILRKLTKYNALTQPLLGKKIKKSTKVFNDKKVTDHHAIIPTGMETQLPYNQQQVYDIIVRRFIAVFYEDCSVANTTVMGKAAEVPFKTTGKEILKKGWRIVFETPNAKEKESGILPTFTEGEKGPHEPSFLEKETKPPNQFTEASLLRAMETAGKQVDDEDLRELMKENGIGRPSTRANIIETLFKRKYIMRNKKQVLPTQTGIQLIDTIQNDLLKSAELTGSWEKQLKDIEKGVFSAAAFINNMKRMVDALVYEVRSETTRANISHAATVKKAEAQEAKKPKGILAQSCPKCKRGHILKGKSAYGCSAYKSGCDFVLPFSFLGKKISEKQFIRLFEKGSTVNLKGFKTKNGDEVEGLVRFDDAFKLKLEPKKGAVKAVPDELTCPKCKKGTVIKGKTAYGCSAYKSGCDFKVSFEAVRAKINGQKPTKELVYNILNGSA comes from the coding sequence GTGAAAGTTTGTATTGCAGAAAAACCAAGTGTTGCCCGAGAAATAGCGGCTGTTTTAGGCGCTAATACCAAGCATGATGGGTATTACGAAGGTAATGGATACGCCGTTACATACACTTTTGGGCATTTATGTACTCTAAAAGAACCCAACGATTATAAACCACATTGGAAAAGTTGGGATTTAAACAATCTTCCTATGTTACCCGAAAAGTTTGAAACTAAGGTATCGGCAAATTCGGGTATTCAAAAACAATTTAAAATAGTAAAAAGCCTTTTCGAAAAAGCCGAAGTGGTTATAAACTGTGGGGATGCCGGACAAGAAGGCGAGCTTATTCAGCGCTGGGTGTTAAATCAGGCTAATTATAAAGGCGATGTGCTGCGTTTATGGATTTCGTCGTTAACCACCGAGGCGATTAAAGAAGGTTTCGAGAATTTAAAACCTTCGGCGCAATACGATAACTTATTTTATGCGGGCTTTTCGAGGGCTATTGGCGACTGGCTTTTAGGTATGAATGCCACCAGACTTTACACCCTTAAGCACGGCGCGAATAAGCAGGTATTGTCTATTGGTAGGGTGCAAACACCTACACTTGCCATGGTAGTGAACCGATTTAAAGAAATTGAAAATTTTAAACCACAACCATACTGGGAATTACAAACCCTTTACCGAGATACCTTATTTAGTTACGAAGACGGTCGTTTTTTAAAAAAGGAAGATGGCGAACTTCTAGCAAATAAAGTAAAAGAAAGCGATTTTGAAATTGTTTCTATCGAAAAGAAAAAAGGCAGTGAGTATGCACCTAAATTATTCGATTTAACAGGTTTGCAGGTGTATTGTAATAATAAATTTGGGTTTTCGGCCGATGAAACCTTAAAAATAGCCCAGTCGCTTTACGAACAAAAAGTAGTAACCTATCCCAGAGTTGATACCACTTTTTTACCAAACGATGTTTATCCTAAAGTAGAAGGCATTTTAAGAAAACTTACAAAATACAATGCCTTAACCCAACCGCTTTTAGGAAAGAAAATTAAAAAATCGACCAAGGTTTTTAACGATAAAAAAGTAACCGATCACCACGCGATTATTCCAACAGGTATGGAAACCCAGTTGCCATATAACCAGCAACAGGTTTACGATATTATTGTGAGACGATTTATTGCCGTGTTTTATGAGGATTGTTCGGTAGCAAACACCACTGTTATGGGAAAAGCTGCCGAAGTACCGTTTAAAACCACAGGTAAGGAAATATTAAAAAAAGGGTGGCGTATTGTTTTTGAAACCCCCAATGCTAAAGAAAAAGAATCGGGTATTTTACCAACGTTTACCGAAGGCGAAAAAGGCCCTCACGAACCTTCGTTTTTAGAGAAGGAAACCAAACCACCCAATCAGTTTACAGAAGCTTCGCTGCTTCGCGCTATGGAAACAGCAGGTAAGCAGGTCGACGATGAGGATTTACGCGAACTTATGAAGGAAAATGGTATTGGAAGACCTTCTACACGAGCCAATATTATTGAAACCCTTTTTAAGCGTAAATACATTATGCGTAACAAAAAGCAGGTGTTGCCAACGCAAACAGGTATTCAGTTAATTGATACCATACAAAACGATTTGCTAAAATCTGCCGAGTTAACAGGAAGCTGGGAAAAGCAATTAAAAGATATTGAAAAAGGGGTGTTTAGTGCCGCAGCTTTTATAAATAACATGAAACGCATGGTTGATGCTTTGGTGTACGAAGTAAGAAGCGAAACCACCCGCGCTAATATTTCGCATGCCGCCACTGTAAAAAAAGCCGAAGCCCAGGAAGCAAAGAAACCCAAAGGTATTCTAGCGCAAAGCTGCCCAAAATGTAAGCGTGGGCATATTTTAAAAGGGAAATCGGCTTATGGGTGTAGCGCGTATAAATCGGGTTGCGATTTTGTGCTGCCTTTTAGTTTTTTAGGTAAGAAAATATCTGAAAAACAATTCATTCGATTGTTTGAAAAGGGGTCGACGGTTAATTTGAAGGGTTTTAAAACCAAAAATGGCGATGAGGTTGAAGGTTTAGTACGATTTGACGATGCTTTTAAATTAAAGCTAGAGCCTAAAAAAGGAGCTGTAAAGGCGGTTCCAGACGAATTAACTTGTCCGAAATGCAAAAAAGGTACTGTTATTAAAGGCAAAACGGCTTACGGTTGCAGTGCTTATAAATCGGGATGCGATTTTAAAGTGTCGTTTGAGGCAGTTAGAGCTAAAATAAACGGACAAAAGCCCACCAAGGAGCTTGTTTATAATATTTTGAATGGAAGCGCTTAA